Part of the Lolium rigidum isolate FL_2022 chromosome 6, APGP_CSIRO_Lrig_0.1, whole genome shotgun sequence genome, AACCTGGATGGCGCTTTCATGAGGAATCCCAATCGAGGAGGGTGGGGAGCTGTGGGACGCAACCAGGCAGGGGAGCCGGTCTTCGCGGCATGCGGAAGCATCCCCTCTGTGTCAGAGGCGTTACAGGCGGAGCTCATGGCGCTGATCAACACCATTCCAATTGCTGAGCAGTTTGGCTTAGAAAGAGTGATCTTTTCCACTGATTGTGAGGCTCTAGTCCAAGGCATGAAGTCATCTGAACTTGATCTATCCTGGTTGGGGCCCCTGTTCAAACAAGCAAGGTTTTTAATTCGTCTGGCGTTCCCTGATTCGAATGTAGTTTACTGTCCTAGGGCCTGTAACAGACCAGCTGATAAGCTGGCTGCATTAGGAGTTATGTGTAATACTGATTACCAAGTGTTTGGGCCATCTGAAATCCCTCCTGATGTAATGGCTTTTATTGCCAAAGACCTGGTTATTTCGTAATGAAAGTACCTTtccacctcaaaaaaaaaattaacgaaaGTACAGTTGGATAGCAGCTCGCTGACATACAACAGGCGATGCTTTGCTACCGAGTATACTGTACAAAAGTAGCGCATACAACACGCTGGGTCTTCCGCGTTTTGATCAGCGGGAATAACGCAGGCGCTTGTAAGCACGCGCGCATCTGGAGTATTACAAACAACACCGGACGATTGTTCACTCTCTTGATTAGAATTCTGCCCGTAAATTGAGACCACAGTTTTCAATTAATCAAAATGGTCATGACGCCTTGTCTTGGTCTGCCACGCCGCCATTGCCACGCCTGAAAAGAACTCCTGAGAGGCCCTGCGAGTTGGCGAGGCGCTCTAGATGGCTCAGCCTAAGCTTCAAAGTGTCGATTTCTAGAGCCAGTTGATCCTCCTTTTGTTTCAGTTCCTTCAAGTTAAAAAAGCACATATGAATCTTCATGCGACTGTAGAAGATACTGGTACTAACTAGCTTATGCAAATTCAAAAAATCCTATCTGAGCCTAAGAAAAAGACCATTGCATTATAATTTTCTTAAGCATAACGGAGTTGGAAACGCAATTTGGAAACACGTCGACAAGTGCCCATGGAGAACCATATGGTATACAGTTATAACATCATACAGAAGCTTTCAGTCAGTACAGATCATAGGCAGTGTTGACACTAGCTAGATTATCACGGCTCACAAGCATTTGGTTCAAGACACAATATGTTTAACTTATCCACATGTAGAAAACACGCGTCCCCATGAAAGGACCCAAACCTTTTTGACAAGGTTATATCCAGGACTTATTTTCTAGATTCCTAATGCATAGTGAAATAGCACATTTTATACTCATGCCAAAATTGTACTTGTCAGAAGGACATGGAGAGATGCCCTGTGTAGGATCAAAATCAGTAGAAAGCATGAAATATCAGAGTATGGAGCCATGCAACTTCACTGTCTTTTTGAAATTAGTTTCACATTGGACATGTAGGCTTGCCATACTAAGCTATCTTAAACCTGGACCTTCTAAGGTGGATTAAGAAATCAATAAATATGTATGCTAAGATCATGATCAACTTGGTAGTTCAGCTTAGAATTCCCCAGTTCAGTTGGCTTTGATTTACCATGTTTCGATGCAAGGAAGATTCCTGTGTCTGCCAGATTTTTACTTGTACAGGTAGTACAGCAAGCCAAATGTGTGGTAGTTACAGCTTGGGAAAAAACTTCGTGGATTAAAGGCACGTGCATATTGCTTGTCTGAAATTACAAAACTATATCATCTGAGCAGTTCGTGGCAGACTACTTTACATAGTCTGGCTATCCTGTTTGATCTAGTCTCCACAGGTTTCAAGATTTGACAGGGGAACACCTGACTATATATGATTTGGTGTAGCTGGCAATCAACCCAAGGGGAACTTACACATGTTTTATCTTGTCTGCAGTGCTTGAGATACCGACATATTGACAAACATTGGATATTATTATGCACTGAAGGGAGAAATTATGAAGAAAAACTTTGTAAAGAAAACAGAGCTAATAATTAAACAAAATAGTCAGCAATCATCTGCATTGCTGCAAATCTGATGGTTGGTCTTATTATGCTCTTAATCTCGTACATCTGGTGAAAGTTGATTATTTTGTACGAAATATCTTACTATACACTTTGCACACGTAAAATGGCTGAAGGAGCTTTGACAGACTGATTGCttgaatttcatttggttgactCATTTTTCTGGAATGTTGCATTAGAAAATTAGTAGTTCTCTTAATAAATCCGTGTTTCGACAAGGGGTAAAGTGATTTTCTTGGGATATTCATTTTCGAAATTACTCATCTACAGGTGAATAGACCCAGTTTGCTGAAATATGTCAATGTCAGACATTCAAAATCCTTTCAAAATACATTACAATATTTAATACTAGTGGCATAAACGAGTTATTACCTCAACTTCCTTTTTACGAGCCTCCTCTTTTCTATTCTCTGACCTTGCACTTCTTTGCACCTCAAAGACCACAACAGCCCCAGCAACCTACTATACAATATTTACCAAACTATAGTGAATGGCCACCAAAGATAATCACCGAACCATGTAAGAGTACATGTGCAAAGATAAAGTCATGATCAAGGTTTGAAATAGTGGGTACCAGCCTATCGGTATATATCAGTTTGGCTTCGGTATAACATATAAAGGTGGTATATcggggacagggtgtttctgcacccgggtgcatatgcaccctttatttgaaatacatattaaacatattttcaaatgttaaaaaaatataaaaaaatgtctcgtgtataccttgacatgttacatgttcacaaagttgtttcagcaaaaaccgatatgttttgtgccctgtactaaaaagacaaatttttggtgttaaaatagtctatttctcgaggcattatttgtcttttttacacagggtacaaaaattgttagttttacgtgaaactttacgtgtacacatagaacatgtccctctacatgttaaatttttttcctaaatttttttactttttgaaatatgttttatacataccaggtgcatatgcacccatgatcagttttggttttccggtATATCGGACAATATGTAGTTGTATTGGAGAAACAATTATCACATTTTTTGTTAGCTTTGTTCATAGAGTTGTGTTACAGTGGTTGGGTAGTACTACCCAGTAGTACCGAGTACTACCACTCTGATTAGTTCTGGCCGTCCAATTAGCTAAATTAATTTAATCTATAAATTAATGTCCTGAGGGGTAATATGGTGACTTCACCCTGCAGAACTGAACTGCACGACCAGCCTTTGTGACGTGTCAATCCCTCCCCAGACGTGCCGCCCCCTGCCTCGCCTCCGACCCACCGTTTATTATCCGCCACCGCTGCCGCTTGCCGGACGCAAAGCCGCTCGGTGTCGCCGACGCGCAGCCCGATCAGTGCTCCGCCTTCGCATCCACCGCACCCCGGACCTTGGAGCTCGGCCGCCTCGCCTGCTCGCTCTCGAGCTTGTCCGTGTCGTGCAGGAGGTCGCTCGCTCCTCTCGGCCGGCAACTGCGCTGCAACGGAACCGCGAGGGACCTCCCACCCCGAACTTCAGGTCAGCCGTCGCATTTTGATACATGAACTTGTTCTTTGACGCAAACCCCCGCCTGTGGAACCCAAATGCATAAACATCAGCAAAACAACTACATTTCTGAACACGGATCCTCTGAAGACTGAAACAACGAGGGGTATTGCTCTTACCTGAGAACTTGAGAAGCTGTCGAGCCGGAGCTTGAGGGGGACGCCCTCGCACACGATGTCGTCGTTGGCCCAGCTCAGCTGCACCACGTCTTCCAATTGCTGGACGCCGCTGCCACCCCTTCGGCAAGGTGGGGGAGGGAAAGGCGACACGGGTGCTTTCCGCCGCCGGAGATGGAGTCCACAAAGTGCATGGCGCCTTGCAGCTTGTCGGGCGTCGTCCAGCTAGCCGCGCATGCGTCTGTTGCCCCTGCTATCACTCCAGGATGGGGCGCacggccgcggcgtcctcgcTCGCTCAATCGGAGCTCACGCCGGTGGAGCTCGTTTGTGTCGTCCTCGCTCACGCGAGCTCACACCGTGCACCCCTTGCGTGACAGCGCCGAGAGCGTGGACACGAGGCGAGACGCGGCGGTGGAGTCGGAAGTGGCCTCGTTGAGGACCAGCAGGCTCGGGATCATAGCAGCTCATGCCCGATGCTTACGCGCTTCCGCTCGCCACCGGACACGCCGCGCACAAACTCACGACGGTGAAGCCTAGGCGGCCACGAGCTTGGAAAACTTGAAGGCTAAAGGTAGGGAGCCACATCATGCCGTCCTGGGCGCTGAATCCCGTGCGGCTCTGCAGGGTGCTGAACGAGGCTCGGCCTCCGGCCAGCACGGTGCCGGAGTGGCGGCCGGAGAAGGCTGCCGAAAGGGGAATTTTTTGCAAGGCCTAGAGGATGACGGTGGTGACCGAGCGTGGACGGGCGGCCAAGCAGTATGCTggcggggagggggtggccgtgggagaggagaggagggcgctGGGGCGACGACGCGGGGATGGGACATGGCGGCTGCTCCATGGCGCAACAGGATGGAGACTCAAGTCAGAGGCGGAGATGAGAATGCCATCTGAATGTGAAATTACATGGCTACCCTCCAATTTAATTAAAATAAATGATAATTTCAGTACTTTTCAGTACTTATCGTCCAATACTTTCTGGTACTACTATTTTTTCCACCGTCAGATTAAGTAGCTTCAACGGCTCTTAAATTCTCCAACCACCCTAAAAGTTGTATTGTTCATATAATGCCTTTTAACACAAATAAAATGTATAGTACAAATTTCCTCAAGCATAATAAGTGTAGGATTCCAAGTTTTTGGTCATTCAGTTAAGAGTACACAAACATTTACTAAAGTATTAATGCAACATACAGAAGTACATTCTGCAATAACATATGTTGGAAATATGCCTAGAGGCAATCATAAAGATGATTATATTTCATTGTATCCATCATGTATTAAACTGACTGTTCCTTGATTAGTGTCTTTGTATTTATTGGCAAGTACATGACTTCTTTGTGAAATTCTACACATGTATGGTTATTCTTAAAGTAGACCCTAGTCGGAGTTTATGTGAGGACAGATATGAATATTGGACTAGCAGATGTATTGGTTGATGACTATGTTTTGGAAGTCATAGACATGGATGTTGAATCAGTAATGTGGACACATGTTATGAACATGGGGTTGGACCGGCCCAACTTGAGACATATCAATAATGTTTACAGTTTTCTCTACATGTTGTGTACGCTTTGTCCTTTAGACCTAAGATTGTCACATGTACTCGAGATGTGAATCGGCCTACTTAGTGGCTATAAAGGCTTGCATATATGACTTTTTTTCATCCACAAGATATGAATTGTGCATTCAACTAGTTTATGCAAAATGAGCTAATGCattttaaacaaaataaaataatttttggTACCAGAGCTATTTGACATATATTTTACCAGTTTCTAATACTAAGAGAAAATGCGTGTTTACATGAAAACTCTTGCACTAAGAGAATAgttaccagaaattcaggaagaatTTTATCAAAATTCGTAAGTTCAAACAGTATGCTATACATAGAAAACATGCAAGTACAGTAATACCGCAAGTTTCATAAAGTATATTAATTTATGACTTTAGTAAATACCGAGAATACAAAGAGCTCCCCGATAAGATCGGCAGCATCTTGAACAGCTTTCTCTTCATTCAACGGTCGAATCTCAACTTGAGTTGAATGCCCATATAATCTTCTTTGGATGTTTGTGGAAATGCGATGATTTGCCTACAAAAACAGTACATTAGAGGAAAAGGCCACTTAAGATAGTGAAACAAATAAGTATAAGAAAAAAGAGAGATTGACATGATATTTTGAGGCGAAGAGTGTCTGTTCCTAAACCAAGATTTTTTAATATTAATTTGGCATCTACCATAAGTTTCAGaggatgcacacacaaaatattaAAGCAAGATAATCATATGATATCAAAAGCACTACATTAAGGATAAGGCAAGTCAAAATGGGTAAGGCGCCGCTTTTGTCACCAAAAGAGGTGGAGAATAAAAAAATTCCGTATTAATATCTTATTAGGCCCATGTATGCGTCTTCTACGTCTTCTACAACAGAGACCTTCATAATCTACCAAATATGACACATTATTTTACCAAGTCAGCTGACTCAAACACTGAAGAGGAACTTTGGtaccaagattttttttttgttcatgAGGGTTGTTAGTAATCAACGCAATAATACAGTTTCACATGTCAGATTGACACGGTGGGCAGTCTGGTTACTATTGAATGGTGGACATGTGAGTTTTCTTACGTGAGGAGAGAAGAATGGCATGCCATGTTCTACAATCTATGATGATTCTTTGCTTTGGTGCCAGGAGAAAGGCAGGGCAATATATAATTAGGGCGTGCCAGCTTGAATGCTCGATGTCATGTGACTGCATGCATGAAAACCAGTTCACTAAAAAACTAACCGCGTGCTTAGCACCGAAAGTAAAATAAAATATTTGCATGTATTTGAGTTGCTGAAataataaaaaagaaaaactacATGAAGGGTAGGTAAGTGCTTGAGTTCTGATGCACATCTTTGATTTGTTTTAGAATTTGTGAAGATGCCCAAGTAGGACAATCTACTATCTGCAAATAGACCTAGTTAAATAATAAGTCTTCTTTTACAGTTAGTTACATAATAATCAAAATGATCTAATAGTGACAATTCTGGAGTAGGAGAGAATGCTTACATAGTACCTAGCTTATTTAGGTTGCTGGAAACTGCAATTTAGATTGTTCCCTATCAAACTTCATATCTGACACAAGCACCaaaactgaaaatcattatgagatggCATGCACGCCAACTGCCAAAACTCTTGTGAACAGGGGATTCAGTATATTATGTCAGCCCTAATGCCTCAAGTATTGCCGATTAGACTATCGATTTACTATTATCTCTGATTTAATTTACCAACAAATAGTACATGCATCCAACAAATCTGAATCGCATAGTATATAAACCAATGGTGGATGAAAGGGTGGGATAGCCAACCAAGCGTAGGAGCATATTATCCATAATTATTTACCTGCCTGTGAATATGGATACGGAGATATAGGTATAGAAACTCCAGGGAgacagttttttttttgtaaatgaaATTTATTACCAACTACGAACTGAAATAGGGACTAGTGGTAATGTGAATACAAGCAGCTTCGATGTACCAACTACCAATACATAAATATGAAATTTCTAAAGAAAAGCATACTTACAGGACATATAAATAAATTGCCCGTCAGCATATCAAAATACTGAATCCGGTTAGTTTCATATTCATAAATTTCATATCTTATACATTGATTATGTGCATTATATAGTTCACGAGTGCACAGTAATGCACCTTCCATCTCAAGTGTTCAAACATTGAAGGTTAAGGTGCATGGAATGCAGTTTTCTCCTCTAACTGCATCTGGTTCGGTTCACTGGCTTCCTGAGCCTATGAAACAAGCAGTGGATCAACataaaaacgttgaccaacgagGCAATGATCCCtaccttggctatacgttgttagatagATGAGACCTCTCCAGCTATCTTTTCACGCGGATAGCACCCCTTTTAGTCCGAGCCCTTCACCTGCgactcgaacccgggtgggcggGCTCAACACCCTGAGCTCTAGCCACCAAGCCAGCGCTTGGTTCTCAATCAACATAGAAACATGCTGCCTTCTAAAACCTAGTTGGTATTCTATTTTAGATTACTCAACCTGTGAATATACCTATGTAGTGGGTAATTGTTAAGTGACGAAGTAGCGTAAAGCCGTAAACTGCAGTTGTGATTGCAACACAAATGCCTTCACTATAATCAAAAGGGCACAGACAAAAGCCCAAGCATTATTCACTTGATCAGTTAGAACACATTGTTTAAAAGTATGCTCTTTGATGAATAACAACACTGattctactcatgatatgacctaCATGACTACATATGATAGGTGTGGAGCTACACACACCACAGTTAAAAAATTATCTAGCAATTATTAAAAGAAAATCATCACCTGAACCACCATAAACTATGTAAAGTGCATACTGGTCAATTATCATGCAAAGTTTGAGAATAAAATTTTCTAATCTGTTTACATAGGAAAGAACCTGGAGCGAACTGCCACACGATGGCCTGTCAGATTAAAGCGAGATTGGAAATTAACGATGGCAGCTGATGTGCATGGTTTAGGTCATTAACTATTGGTGCTAATTTCATGTTCCAAATTTTTTATACACAGATGGAAATCTTATATAGTGTTCGCCAGGTGTGCATTTTGGCTAAGAACACCCGAGCTGATAAAGTGGCCATGTCCTTCATCAGTAAGCTATCTATGTAGAGAACAAGTTTTTTCGCATGTGACATATCCTAACCAGGAGGCTAAGACAACTGCGGTACAACAAAAGagaacctaagagcatctccagccgcgtcccccaaagggatttggggtgcgccggacgTTTGACCgccccagccgcgcgccccaaagcccttttccgtccggcgcggcccaatacgctgtccggcgccccgagcccgtccccgctacatagGGAGGCTGCGGGGCCCCCGGACGCAACAAAAAGACGCGTCGTGAGTGGTGGGTCAACCTCGTCAGCAGCACGAACCGAAGCGGTGCAACTTTGCTTTAATGGCGATGCCAGTTTCCATGGCATTGCAGGCGAAACATCCCGTCGGCCCTGCTCCTCCTCCCCA contains:
- the LOC124666788 gene encoding optic atrophy 3 protein homolog — its product is MILPLAKLGTLTLKMMAKPVAIRLKTEASRHPKFRQLIINLAQANHRISTNIQRRLYGHSTQVEIRPLNEEKAVQDAADLIGELFVFSVAGAVVVFEVQRSARSENRKEEARKKEVEELKQKEDQLALEIDTLKLRLSHLERLANSQGLSGVLFRRGNGGVADQDKAS